GCTGTGGGTTGGGATTGTATTTGTAGACAGCCTGGGCAAGCGGAAGCGGGTGCGGCAAAGCGAGGTCCCTATTCCGTTTCCAGCCCTCTTTCTTTCGGTTGTGCGGAGCTATGGAGTCTTTTTTTATAATGGCTGCGCCTTCATGTCGCGCTATTATCTTATTTGGAGTATCCCGGTTTTACTGTTTTGGCCCTTGGTCTTTCTGGTCTTGTGGGCCATGCATGTTTTCACCGGGCTTTTGGAATATGTCATGAGAAAGCCCCGCCTGAACCTCGTGGGTTTTCTTTTCTATTTCTCCCTGGATCAGCTTTCCTATCAATCGGGTGTATGGTGGGGCTGTCTCAGGCATCTGTCCTTTCGGGCAGTGAATCCCCGGCTGGTCAGGGAAGCAGGTACCTTAGTGAGGCCGTAAGATATGGACGAAAAGGAGAAAATGGGGGTCCTCGGTTACATGAAACGCGCCGGGTTGGCGCCTCCAAAGATGCTGACCCTGATGATTACCAATGGGTGCAACCTTCAATGTATTCACTGTTGGCCCCAGAGTCGGTCCCCCAAGACCGTTTCTCCGGTCCCAAAGGGAAAACTACAGAGATGCATCAGGGAGTTCGTAGAACTGGGTTGTGAGGAGGTTTGCCTGAGCGGGGGTGAGCCCCTGACCCATCCCGATTGGTTCCAAATCCTTCGGGTTTCCTGCGGTCTGCCCGGGGTAAGGCGCGTCCGCCTTCAGACCAACGCAACCCTGCTGAGCGAAGAGGATGTAAAGGCCCTGGCTTCACTCGGGTTTAAGGGACTGTGGATCCAGGTAAGCCTTGAAGGTGCTACTGCCACCATCCATGACCGGGTATGCGGATCGGGCAGTTTTGATCGGACATTGCGAGGATTGAGGCTTCTGGTCCAAGCTGGGTTGGGAAAGCGGACCGAGGTGGCATTTACGGAAATGCGGCATAATTTCCAAGATCTTCCCCAAGTACTCCGGCTTTTGGATAATCTGGGTGTCGGCCGTCTCGTGAGCGGTACCCTGGTACGGGCAGGGCGGGCTGCAAAAACGGATTACCTCGCATTGCCCTCACCTTCCCAGTATAAAGACCTTCTCGCCCGGTACCACAAGGATGCCGAATTCAGAGAGAGATACGAAAGAATGGGAACCATAGCCTGCCTGGAGTGGCTGAAAGGAAGATTCGATTCCTCTACCCAAAACTGTGCCTGTGTGGAGCGACCCTATGTGGACGCCGAAGGCCGGATGTATCCCTGTGAGATACTCCCCATAGAGAAATATGCTGTTCAGGGCGTCCATGAGCAGTCCATGGCGGCGATTCTGAGGCAAGGGGTTTCAAAATGGGCGGAACTGCCTGCGCTCTACGGCCGAAGGTTTATAGAACTGAAAGCGTGCCGATCATGCCTGGGCAGGTTGCATTGCGGAGGCGGTTGTCTGGGACGGGCCTACGCAAGCACCGGAGATCCCATGAATGTGG
Above is a window of Deltaproteobacteria bacterium DNA encoding:
- a CDS encoding radical SAM protein is translated as MDEKEKMGVLGYMKRAGLAPPKMLTLMITNGCNLQCIHCWPQSRSPKTVSPVPKGKLQRCIREFVELGCEEVCLSGGEPLTHPDWFQILRVSCGLPGVRRVRLQTNATLLSEEDVKALASLGFKGLWIQVSLEGATATIHDRVCGSGSFDRTLRGLRLLVQAGLGKRTEVAFTEMRHNFQDLPQVLRLLDNLGVGRLVSGTLVRAGRAAKTDYLALPSPSQYKDLLARYHKDAEFRERYERMGTIACLEWLKGRFDSSTQNCACVERPYVDAEGRMYPCEILPIEKYAVQGVHEQSMAAILRQGVSKWAELPALYGRRFIELKACRSCLGRLHCGGGCLGRAYASTGDPMNVEDRCNLRKAVYSWEEPMLPGPRFHDPGSRFEHR